From the genome of Ictalurus furcatus strain D&B chromosome 4, Billie_1.0, whole genome shotgun sequence, one region includes:
- the uacaa gene encoding uveal autoantigen with coiled-coil domains and ankyrin repeats has product MKSLKQRLKKHEASSSAMDWNKYDERLLKAVENGDVDKVSNTLRKGAVATKLDADGRSSLHLAASNGLINSLNVFLAHGVNLRTADAAGKTALHLSSRGGHSACVQRLLQCKSPVDSTDLQGRTALHEAAYAGHTTIIKMLCSSGASVSAVDKDGRSPLMIAAQMGHTRACQQLLNCGASVNLRDKQNKTALILACEHVCREVVEVLLKHKADVTTVDLHGHDLCHYARLSGDQALIMMIKQAWDAASKEASRTGPQLQQQRSVNNETHALVRTMSIQAPAKGPSSGISCLNTVPPQQHAKEYGSHSENGKDNLQSYHPDCAQVSHHAPHSAAPASFKAKEVLAGEADLLKRELWETRRRHDAAQEELFRLDAALVLRTRDYEELRRSSERALQQAHSHAWELEEALGEVQRRMAGSEARVRQMQAHLVAMRENLVEDLRVQLFEARAELHRAHEELGQSKREAEEQKERNDMLLQEVHKLTEELLKKEDINALQASREAPRTQVACKEIQTPSEWKPGSPKATMTDLTSETLQRELDKKSYISVEEHESIRSSLSTALHQAQRQAQEALLRQQKTSEENQSLTRELQEQRTELDTLQEALQARFVPVAMLETKENEVAQLRLTLKQMEKSMERDEEGKNASAELQKPPQPEQTSRCDRGTQTEETLEKRTPTTVNCKEATEMLLTTADGQNKDSEIIVEAEGQRAAQNSSTHSSVHSLVHSDSSTILQAHIKSLQQQLENSERHYRQVLGIYRARLLSAAQGYMDEEARLALIQIAKMRQECVC; this is encoded by the exons ATGAAAAGTCTGAAACAGAGACTGAAGAAACACGAAGCGTCGAGCAGC GCTATGGACTGGAATAAGTATGACGAGCGTCTCCTGAAAGCAGTGGAGAATGGTGATGTGGACAAAGTCTCCAACACACTCAGGAAAGGAGCAGTCGCCACCAAACTGGACGCTGATGGCCGATCTTC GCTTCACCTAGCAGCAAGCAACGGGCTTATAAATAGCCTCAATGTTTTCCTTGCCCACGGTGTCAACCTACGCACAGCAGATGCTGCTG GTAAAACTGCACTGCATCTTTCTTCAAGAGGCGGCCATTCTGCCTGTGTGCAGCGTTTGTTGCAG TGTAAAAGTCCTGTTGACAGCACAGATCTGCAAGGGAGGACAGCTTTACATGAAGCAG CTTATGCAGGTCACACTACAATAATCAAAATGCTGTGTAGCAGCGGTGCAAGTGTCAGTGCTGTCGACAAG GATGGTCGTTCTCCTTTGATGATAGCAGCACAGATGGGCCATACCCGAGCTTGTCAACAACTTTTAAATTGTGGGGCTTCAGTCAATCTTCGAGACAAGCAAAATAA gactgcACTCATCTTGGCTTGTGAGCACGTTTGCCGTGAAGTAGTGGAGGTCTTGCTGAAGCATAAGGCAGATGTCACTACCGTGGACCTGCATGGCCATGACTTGTGCCACTACGCCCGACTTAGTGGAGACCAAGCCTTGATCATGATGATCAAACAAGCCTGGGATGCAGCCAGCAAAG AGGCTTCCAGGACTGGTCCACAGTTACAGCAGCAG AGGTCAGTGAATAATGAAACACATGCTCTTGTGAGGACGATGAGTATACAG GCTCCCGCTAAAGGCCCATCTTCAGGCATCAGCTGCCTTAACACCGTTCCACCACAGCAGCATGCA AAGGAGTATGGCAGCCATTCAGAAAATG GAAAAGATAACCTACAGAGTTATCATCCAGATTGTGCACAG GTTAGTCATCATGCCCCTCATTCAGCAGCTCCGGCCTCATTCAAAGCAAAGGAGGTGCTGGCTGGTGAGGCTGATCTCCTTAAGAGGGAACTATGGGAGACGAGGCGGAGGCATGATGCTGCCCAGGAAGAGCTGTTCAGGTTGGATGCGGCTCTAGTCCTACGCACTCGGGACTATGAGGAGTTGAGGAGAAGTAGTGAGCGAGCACTGCAGCAGGCCCATAGCCATGCTTGGGAGCTGGAGGAGGCACTGGGGGAGGTGCAGCGTAGAATGGCCGGCTCGGAGGCTAGGGTGAGGCAAATGCAGGCACATTTGGTAGCCATGCGTGAGAACCTAGTGGAGGATCTGAGAGTACAACTGTTCGAAGCCAGAGCAGAGCTTCATCGAGCACACGAGGAGCTTGGCCAAAGCAAGAGGGAAGCTGAGGAGCAAAAAGAGAGGAATGACATGCTCCTACAGGAGGTACACAAGCTCACTGAGGAGCTGCTGAAGAAAGAGGACATAAATGCACTGCAGGCAAGTCGGGAAGCTCCGAGAACCCAAGTGGCTTGTAAGGAAATACAAACCCCCTCGGAATGGAAGCCTGGTTCTCCAAAAGCCACCATGACGGATCTAACGAGCGAGACTCTTCAGCGAGAGCTGGATAAGAAGAGCTACATCAGCGTAGAGGAGCATGAGTCTATAAGAAGCTCACTCAGTACTGCACTTCACCAGGCACAAAGGCAGGCTCAGGAAGCACTGCTGAGGCAGCAGAAAACCAGTGAGGAAAACCAGAGTCTCACAAGAGAACTGCAGGAGCAGAGGACAGAGCTGGACACTCTGCAGGAGGCCCTACAGGCCCGGTTTGTGCCTGTGGCTATGCTGGAGACGAAGGAGAATGAGGTAGCTCAGCTTAGGCTGACTCTTAAACAGATGGAGAAGAGCATGGAGAGGGATGAGGAAGGCAAGAATGCAAGTGCTGAACTGCAGAAGCCGCCTCAGCCTGAGCAAACATCTCGGTGCGATAGAGGCACACAGACTGAGGAAACTCTAGAAAAGCGTACACCCACCACTGTCAACTGTAAGGAGGCAACTGAAATGCTACTAACTACTGCTGATGGACAAAATAAG GATTCAGAGATAATAGTGGAGGCAGAAGGTCAGAGGGCGGCTCAGAACAGCTCAACACACAGTAGTGTCCATAGCCTTGTGCACTCAGACAGCAGCACCATCCTGCAGGCCCACATTAAGAGCCTGCAACAGCAGCTAGAG aacTCTGAAAGACATTATAGACAAGTTCTTGGTATATATCGTGCACGTCTTCTCAGTGCAGCACAG GGTTACATGGATGAGGAGGCCAGATTGGCACTGATTCAGATTGCCAAAATGAGACAGGAGTGTGTATGTTGA
- the morf4l1 gene encoding mortality factor 4-like protein 1, producing MAPKQDPKPKFQEGERVLCFHGPLLYEAKCVKISIKDKQVKYFIHYSGWNKNWDEWVPESRVLKYVDSNLQKQKELQKANQDHYVEGRMRGVAPNKKIAAVQQKNVDVKTKKNKQKTPGAGEGTSTGELPHPPRKKRARVDPTVESEETFINRVEVKVKIPEELKPWLVDDWDLITRQKQLFHLPGKKNVDTILEDYASYKKSRGTSDNKEYAVNEVVAGIREYFNVMLGTQLLYKFERPQYAEILANHPDTSMSQIYGAPHLLRLFVRIGAMLAYTPLDEKSLALLLSYLQDFLKYLVKNSSSLFNASDYEVAPPEYHRKAV from the exons ATGGCGCCTAAACAGGACCCTAAACCTAAATTTCAAGAAG GTGAACGAGTGCTGTGTTTTCATGGGCCGCTGCTATACGAAGCTAAG TGTGTAAAAATCAGTATCAAGGACAAGCAAGTAAAATACTTCATTCATTATAGTGGATGGAATAAGAA CTGGGACGAATGGGTTCCTGAAAGCCGTGTACTCAAATATGTGGACAGCAATttgcagaaacagaaagagcTTCAAAAGGCAAATCA AGACCATTATGTTGAGGGAAGGATGAGGGGGGTTGCACCAAACAAGAAGATAGCTGCTGTGCagcaaaaaaatgttgatgt gaaaacaaaaaagaacaaacaaaaaa CACCAGGAGCTGGAGAAGGGACCAGCACTGGAGAACTTCCTCACCCTCCACGCAAGAAGAGGGCACGTGTTGACCCAACTGTGGAGAGT GAGGAGACTTTTATCAATCGTGTGGAAGTAAAGGTGAAGATACCTGAGGAGTTAAAGCCATGGCTGGTCGATGACTGGGACCTGATCACTAGACAAAAGCAG cTATTCCACCTGCCCGGAAAGAAGAATGTAGACACGATATTGGAGGACTACGCAAGTTACAAGAAATCAAGAGGAACCTCTGATAACAA GGAATATGCTGTGAATGAAGTGGTTGCTGGCATCCGCGAGTATTTCAACGTTATGTTGGGCACGCAGCTCCTCTACAAGTTTGAGAGGCCGCAGTATGCAGAGATCCTAGCTAACCATCCGGACACGTCAATGTCTCAGATTTATGGGGCACCACACCTGCTGAGGCTTTTTG TGAGGATTGGGGCCATGTTGGCGTACACACCTCTGGATGAGAAAAGCCTTGCTCTGCTGCTCAGCTACCTGCAAGATTTCTTAAA GTATTTGGTGAAGAATTCATCGTCTCTCTTCAACGCCAGTGATTATGAGGTTGCACCGCCAGAGTACCACCGCAAGGCTGTGTGA